DNA from Tachypleus tridentatus isolate NWPU-2018 chromosome 8, ASM421037v1, whole genome shotgun sequence:
aaatatattttacgatgcataaagaaaaacgtaTTTTCCGTTTTTACAGTCAAGCTTCACTTAAAATTGAAGATAACGTagatttgaaacaaaattttcgcACACCAGTAGCCAAAGATCGACCTAAAGTGGGGTgtacaagtaaaatattgtttctttacgTTTACAAATTTTAAGTGAAAACTTTGCGTTCCTGAGGTTGATCCGTCAGAGTATCTTGTGTACGTTTAACCTCGTTAACAGTTAAACCTTGTAACAGAAAAGCCAGTAATTCCataagtgtttgtgtgttttttcatatagcaaagccacaaagggctatctgctcagcccaccgaggggaatcgaacccctgattttagcgttgtaagtccggagatataccgctgtactcgcgggaGGCAATTCCATAACACTAACTAACGGATGCACATTAGCTTAGACACAAATATCGCAAACATATGgctaaattgataaaatatttgttatcaaattTTTAGCGGcagtaaaagtatatttcaaatactttccaaacaataaataacacaatttgtttctttgtatgtaCGTCTAGCTTGGTTGTTTGTAAAAGAAagacattaatataaaattctaaagttaTAAGTGATACTATTGTGATCATATTCATAATCTTACGTATACATAAGCagtataaattattgtttaatcaaCACACATGGTGGGTGAAATATCAAAGGAAAACTTAATGGCTGTAATACATTTAAAAGCGAGATGGGTGATTTCGAGTTAGGTGGTCTTgctgtaaaattaatatagtgCAATCAATGAAAATAAGGCCTAAAatcaaaaactttgaaataatctGTAATATCACGTTTGTAATGGTCAGCactatattaacatttgtatattCATGCGTCTCACAATTGTACGTCAGTCAACAATAATTCGCTGCTATCTTTCCTTCGTATTCTCTCGCTACTTGTCACTACTTCATTGAGAGGAGTGTATTAAGTGATTGGTTCTTCTCCTACGGACTTCTATTGTACAAACTAATATAAGAGTGGAACTACGTTCAATTTCGTGGACTACTTCAGAACCTGAAGCAAGCAGTATACTAACGTAAATATAGATTAATTGACCTAAAATAGCCATAGATAATTATTTCTCTCTGCACTGTACGCTTTATATGTcgctttgttttctgtttctaagtgaaataacACTGTTTCTATGGGCACAGAGTATACTTATCTGAGTGATGTCGTGAACTGATGTGACATTGTCAGGTGAAAAACTTCCTATAAGAATagtgatattaaatttaattgttttctccTGAACTGGGAAATTATAACATGTTTGTATTATGCGGTACCAAATTAAGTAAATTAAccgtaataaacaacaaagaaaactttcttaAGATTCAGCGTGAAATTTAGgtacaatcaaatataatatatacgAAGTTTCTCTTTGCAACTTCTTTCTTAAACCAGTCTTAGTAGGTAATGTatgatattaatcaaaataagaccaataataaacatattataatacactAGTATTTGCAATGAAGAACCCGTATAGTTACGGACAGTTTATTTTTCGCATTTCATAAGCcataatcttattttttatttatgtgtgtggGGTAATTCTCCCAGTGTTCCAAGGCCTTAAATCTACACCACATGTTATATTATATAcgtaaattcatatatatatatatatatatacaccaggCGCGTATATTCCGGGTGTGCTAGTTGTGCGCCGCACaaccaacaaaattaaatacGTAGTGAAAGAGTACATCAAAAGGTAAGTATACTTTCttgaatttttttagaaaatcaaGTATAACATTACAgtcttatgttttattatagcccTCATATCTCACTTTCTCTTCTAAATAAAGATTACTCTGctaattttgagaaaaaatatatacatcgcAAGTCGTGCTCTAGGAACGCTGAACACCTTGATGGGCGGAGTCTTGCAGCTGCGCTGTGCCTCTCCCCGTAGCCGACTACAAAGAATGAAGGGAGATGATTGGTCGATAAACGGATCAGAGTGTGCTATTCGTCGAGCGTACCGTCTGTCGTTCTCTTTCCTATTTCTTGGATTCTCTTCAGCCTTCGTCCTTTATTCTCGCTGATAACGGAAAGAAGTCTGAAAGGAAGGTTCCTtcctttttttctgtttattgtggaacgttataaactttttaaaaattaaccgTTATCAATATGGAAAATGATATTAATGAGTTGTTACGTTCTCCATTTTCCACAAAAAATTATGCAGACAAATTAAGAATTGTTCAAGCAGGCAAGCCTAGGCCCTCTCTTCCAAGTCTGGTATCTACGCACAAAGATAAGAAAAATGAATATGTTTGACACCTTTCAGAGTCTCAATATGATACCATTTAATTGCTAACATGATGTAAAATTCGATCCAAGCTCTTTTGTTGGCCATGTTTGTTATATTCAACGGAGAAGCGGGTGTGGAATCAGCAGGGTTATACCGACTTAAATCATTTAACTGCAACACTTCAGAAACATAAAGTCTCGTGCACATGTCCAGTCTTCCTTGTCGCTTAAAATGTTTGGCAAGCAACGCATAGAGACATTAGTTGACACTCAGCGGAAGGCTGAGATATCTCGTCACAATGAGCACGTGAAAAAGAATAGGGAAATATTGAAAAGATTAATTGTTGCAGTGTGCAAGTATATGATGAATCGAATACTTCAGATGATAAGGGAAACTATAAGGAGTTTCTCAATACCCTTAGAGATTATGACACGTGCTTGGACAGTCATTTGAATACTGCTACAGTTTTTCAAGGAACATCGCCAACTGTTCAAAATGACTTAATTCAGGCTTTgtctaatgttttaaaaaagcatATCAAAAAGGAAATTGACAGCGCAAGATTTGTTGCAATCATTCTCGATGAGACTTCAGATGTGATATCCAAGTCACAATTATCAACAGTGTTGCGGTTTGTTTGTAATGGAAAAGTTTTCGAAAGGTTCATTGGTTTCTCTGATGTCAGCGTGGATAGAACTGCTGACGGTCTTTTTAGTCATGTTGTTGATATCGCCAAGGAATTTGAGATAGAAAATAAATTGGTCGGGCAGACGTATGATGGCGCGAGTGTAATGAGTGGTCACATGAATGGATTGCAGAAAAAAGTGTTGTATAAGTATCCCTTGGCGATTTTTGCTCATTGCTATGCGCATGGTTTGAACCTGGTCTTGCAGCAAGGTCTTTTCAGCATTAAGGAATGCAGAATTTTTTTCCAAACCTTGAGTGGATTATCGGCATTTTTTTCCAAGTCTTCTAAAAGATAACAGGTTCTGCATGAATATGTAGGCAGAAAATTGCCTTCTGTTGTACCCACGAGATGGAACTTTACCTCTCGTTTGACAaatactgtacaacaaaataaagttcATTTAATTGAATTCTTTACAAACATTATTGAAAATCCTGAAAATTGGGATACTGATGCTACTCTCAAATCGCGCGGGTTTCTGAATTTTTTGgaagaatttcaaacaaagctgcTTTTTGagatgttttcttacactgatacTCTCTACAACATTCTGCAGAGCAAGTTCTATGACGTAATGTATTGTTGCGGTAAAGTCCAAGAGGTCTCAAGGCAAATACAGTGTGAcagaaataacaaatttaatgatTTTTGGAAGGCAGCTTCGTCTATGGCAGAGCTGGTATTAACTATACCAAGCAACACGGCTTCAGCTGAACGTTCTTTCTCTTCTTTGAAAAGAATCCACACTTGCTATCGCGCCACACAGGGCCAGGAAAGGATGTCAAGCCTAAGTTTGTTGTCAATCGAAAAAATCTCTTGGCAGACTTGAGACAAGAGAGAAGCTTCTACGATGATGTCATTGATCAATTTGTTTGACAGACAGGAAGAATTGAGCTGATTTATAAATGAATTGaagttttctttccttttatgcTTTGCATTACTCTTAGTGCATTGTGAGGTTTATAATGGCACTGGGTGTTTATTGCTACACTTTTCCAAATGTCTATAgaattaagttaattttaaatgagcTAGAAAAAATTTACGTTTTTTGCTTATATTTGTATGGATGCATATTTTCATGTTCAATGTGAAACTTTTGCTTACTACAATGTACCTTACGTAGCAGCCCACCGAACTACAAAACTCACGGTACGTCACTGGAATTAATAGACATTCccaattactaacattttaccttgTGTAGATAATCAGTCAAAGCTGTAGACATAAAGTTTTCCTGTGTGTAATAAACGTTACAAAAAGTCATcatgtttacatataaaatacgagatagtaaaactagctccACTTTCAATCACGTCACCTTTGCAGGTATCAGTGTGACTTCTGAGAAATTAATATGGGTGTCGCTGTGACTGACGCTAATCAGTTATTGGTGTGAATTTTGTAAAATTCGGTATTATTATAGCAGTTTACAGTAAACACCCCCTTCAacgaaactatatcaaaataaaattcgaATATATTCGTTATAGAATAAGACATACcagtgatattgtgttaattggtttggtgtagcttgaactttAAAATCACACGAGGGTCATCTCCGCTAACTTTCCCTAATTAAGCACTGAAATACTAGAGGAATGTTGCTAGTCGTcacttcccaccgccaactcttaagctacgcTTTTAGTGatgaatagcggaattgaccgtcactttataagcTCACAATGCTAAAAGGGCAAGTATTTTTGTTGATAGAGGGATTTGAGTCGGCCGTCTTCAAACTGGAAGTCAAGAGCTTACTTGTCTATCCATGGAGGACTgatatagtgttaatgaaggtataTCAGTGAAAGTGTTGATGTATGTTGTTTTGCTTCTCAATTCAACTACGTTTAAGGactatctccatcttgaaaagaCCTTCATTTGAACACGTCTTCATAATCCACGTACATGATTAGTTTCCATCACATACTTTCCAAAATGTAACAAAGTCCTGAAGACATGAAACTACACGCTAAATACCAAATATAGCTTTTTTTGTTACTGTACCTGTGtaaccttatattcaagatgttgattttgtcacgcaaaattattttaatataacatccTGAATCCTGTGTATActactaaaaaatataaaatgtgatcgtATTAAATCccaatatttcaataaatgtagaaatgttttcttcctcagtttttgttaaataataatcaGCTATTGAATGGATCAAGTAGAGCAAAACATGTTATGAAGACGTAGAaacttgtttgttaaaatattttaaacaagcctatctgataaaagtaaaactatacaAAGATACGATCAAATGTAAGTTAGTTAGTACTTTATACTTTTGGTATGTGGTTATATTtgaattaacaaatgtaaagacatTCCTCAACTTTGTTAAGAaccaatgtaatgaaaatatatgagACAAACtgtttgttcactgtttaaataattcagtcttaagttgttgttttttataatttttttatgcagCATACCTACAGTTTTGAAAAAACCTTATTGCAAAAAAATATGcatgatttcaattattcgtatcaataaataatctgaacatgtgaaTATGACATCTTTGAATCTCttctgtttgtttggaaatttcgcacaaagctactcgagggctatctgtgctagccgtccctaatttagcagtgtaatactagagggaaggcagctagtcatcaccacccaccgccaactcttgggctactctttaccaacgaatagtgggattgaccgtcacattatacacccacacggctgggagggcgagcatgtttagcgcgacgcgggcgcgaacccgcgaccctcggattacgagtcgcacgccttacgcgctaggccatgccgggccagaatctcttctgaataaaatgtttcaataatatcCTTACCATAATTAATGTTTAGGACTACGtggaatcagatattactgttacatCATTTatatgtgtcattatatctgtgatctgcctttaAAGGTTAAACATACAGATAATTTACGATggcaaatattttgcataaagaaagccaaataattctacttttgaacttacaaacagaaggacctGTACATGAgtttatctacaattatttatatatatactagaatacacacataaaatttcaATACCATTTTGGTAGTGTCGATATTCAGCTTTGCCTTAAATCTGTAATGTCTATATTCTTTTGAAACGAACGGCCATTGCACGATGATagtaaatttatgaaaacttaatattttcatagACCGAAAATACATTTCAGACAGACACCACTTCTCATATGATGGCTTTACCGTTCAGTTTCTGCCGccactagttccacctacccaaggtttcaacaggaacgcgactacttctactgtcgcagctgcttccaagaaaagaagcaccagaagtgtgagtcgaggtatcactgtaataaattattatgatatCTTACATAAACTCACATTGACTTGGTTGAGTACAAAACAGTGTATAATTTACCTAGacgagcacccttcggaaagtgtcccAATTCATCTCTATGGAGTGTGACATCTCAACTTAGAGGAACATACATGTGGAAGAGCGCTTATAACCAGATACAGACTTCGCCCATCCTGACAGTATGTTTCACTAAACTGTGTGTTTaaaagaggatgacatccttaattgtagatatcATGGTTGGTCTacctttcccatggtaatgtgtgatatcctagTTAACACAGTACATCTAGACTAGTCTatctcctttctataccagaaATTCTGGGAATGAACCTTTAAAAGAAGATATGACAGAGGTTTCTTAGCCAATTAATATTATCTAGTTGGTCCAGTACCTTTCTAAAACCAGTTCTACCACAAAATAACCAGCAGAAGATTGCATCCATCAGTTATAACGTTCTCTTGTATACCACAAAGGAAAAATGATAAGTGgaaatgaaaaggaaataaaCTATATGTACAATTAgtccaaaagccacgtttgaaaccaGAGGGTGACGATAGCGGAATGATACATTTGAAATTGGGTCTgttgaatgagtgatatttaaaagGGAAGTACTAAAGGGAATGTTTTCTGAAGAAGGATAAAGACTGGAACTTAAGTTTGACCTGGCCACAAAGGACAAATGCTGGTGTGGATTGAGTGATGGGAAggaaacttgaaaatatatagTAACTTGGTCCGAACTTAAAAGCATTAATTTACAATCTAAGCAGAACGATGTGGTGCTAAGGACTAAAAACGTAACTTTTCTTATTGAGATAGGTGGCAAATGTATACAGAcgttgagtatttcactgatcagataaaaaatgatatatggaaatgaaaactaaataagcTACATGTCCAGTTAATCCAAAACCCACGTTTGAAACCGCAGAGTAGTGATAGTGGGATGATAATTTGACActgagtctgatgaatgagtgatatgtaaggggaagtactaagagggggggccggcatggccaagcgtgttaaggcgtgcgactcgtaatctgagagtcgcgggttcgcattcccctcgcgtcaaacatgctcgccccttcaaccatgggggcgttataatgtgacggtcaatcccactattcgttggtaaaagagtagcccaagagttggcagtgggtggtgatgactagctgccttccctccagtcttacactactaaattagggacggctagcacagatagccctcgagtacctttgtgcgaaattcaaaacaaacaaacaaactaagaggGGGTATTTTCTGAAaaaggataaggactggaaattagGTTTGAGCTGGCCATAAAGGTGTTATTAAAAGGACATTAGctggtgtggactgagtgacggATGAAACCTTCGGAaggaaacatacatatatatgggTAACTTGGTCCAATCTTGATATAATTAATTTACCATCTAAGCAGAACGATGTGGTACTGGGGACCAAAAACGTGTAACTTttctttctgagatgggtggtaaatgtgtacagagaTTATTTCACTGATTGTACAATTATCAGAACACTTTGGTATTAAACGAACACACTGTACAACGGATCTTATAGGAGTTAAGTAATAGATACATGGTtccattttaaacataatttcagaCTGGTTAAAAATAGTCCCAGGTGAAAAGGGTCTCAAAAGcaatgtgaaatttaaaatttgttttcacctGAAGTGAATTTTCAAACTACAGTTACTAAAtaactatacaaaataaaaagtaataaacagtatgataaacattaaagtaaaagcaGGAACgaaaattttaacacattataaaactattgtgtcaaatgtagagatgaagatAGGAACCTCTATTCTATTATCTCCAGTTGGTTAGTTCAGAAAACATTTGGTTTTggaatgtttacattttctcacatgaaaatgtgtttcctttAGAGACTTACCATTTCACACATaaattatatcttctgtgaacatcttCCTTGAGAATCTGCGTGGCACTAGCTTTTAGGCAACTCTAACCTAtactcacgtgattcttattaatggCCAATGATGTTATAGTGGAGTAATATCCCTCTATCAATAGGAGAACGACATCAACTCCCTGTTTACTAGCTTCCTATACACTGTTCCACTCGAGAAATTTGATTATTGAGGAGgaaataagtcgtaattacccaaaAGGGCACACAAGCATCAGAAAACTTGTGGGTCAAGCGGCTATTTGATAGGAAGAACATGATACAGATGGTCTCTTTTCAGGTTCATCACTTCtaatacatgagaatctatagACCGATGCTCTGTGGTGGGGTGTTTTAAAACAGAGTTAAAGATCTGATACCTGCTTTATGATTGATGAAAAAGATCACCATGAAATTTTCAGAATAGATCATAATCAAACAATCTATTagcagtggtaaggaatacaaacatgtccaGTGAACAGAAAGAAGTCGGATACAATGATGTAAaggaattgcttatgctggtacatATGTCTGAGATTAGATTGTTGTTCAGTGAAGTATCCTTACgaggaagaaaaaaaatctgaacAGGTGTAGGTACAGTACAATTCTCTAACCACTACATAAGTTTCTCGAGTACAGTAGGGGATAGGGAAGATGATCGGATTAAGAAGATAAAGTATTGGATAGGAGTGAGTAagtatttgaacattttgtcaattcacCAAAAATTAATTTCCACCATCAGAAGAATGAAGATAAGACTGGAGGACTCCTTTGATGAGTATAAAAAGAGAAGGCCATCTTGCATGCATTATAACCATAGACGACATCAATGGAGATAAAGAGAAACGCTCTGACCACGAGATTGAAATCACAGGAGACAATgcagtgtttgaaacaataaagtatagtaaCAACGGTTGAAGAAAAGGAAGCATCTAGAGAACTCTGCAATAGCAATAGGAAGGAAGGCATTTGCaatatagacctgaatatggaGTAGTGGTCCGATGAAGTGAAGAGAACTTTTCCAAATGAAAACGTTGGACAGATTAACAACTAAACCCACTCCGTGTCTTTTTATGGACACCAAGTAAAACCTTGTTAAAAGGTTGGTAATTTTCTTTGCACCTAAAGCAGACAGAATAGATTCTAAAGAGGATAAAACTGAAGTGATAGCCCATGTGTAAGAATGATGGTAATCCATCCGTTCGTTGACATGTGGGATCAGAGGAGTAGCAATTACGACCACCACGTACTTAACGTGTGCGATTACTTGGGTTTGACACAAAAGAGACAAAAACCTGAGATCTAAAAAAATTTGGAATTAGAAAgattatgtttttgttctttttaatatcGCTCAAGACTCCACGAGGGGAATATCGGGAGCAGAGCCAATTACAGTGAAGGAATGGTTGGTTTGAGAAAGGTGAGAGTTGATTGTGATAAGATAATATTGTTAACATATAGCTTCTTCCCTAGATCAACAGTATGTAGAACGTCCCCAAAATGTCATTGTACAGAAATGTAACGAGCAAATGATCTCAGCAACGAAACAAGAAGTTCTAATTACAAATTAGTCAAATGAGTGTAGAGAATACAAAATGTATAGTACAGACCACAGCAGAAAATAggatggaacaagaatcattccatAGGAACCAGCATCTCTATGAAGGACTTCTGACATGAgatgaagacgtaaagtgcaaagaagcaaacaaaaaaggttcaggaaaagacagggtaattgAGTGCTATGTAGTTGAACTGAACtaaatgggtcagctttccaaacatttaaaattcataCCACAGAttgtgaatctagatagtgcatgtaaaaataactataatttctaatgaatgaatcagtaagactacgaggACCAGATATAtggtcctggaaatgtagttggtctaaaaagaaatcagtatgtatgaAAATGTAAGTAAATGAGGAAAAACAAGTAATgcatcaggattagatttatacaaacgggattgcGAAAGAGAGAAAAGGGCTGGAATGGAACATATTTGAGCATTTATCTCCGTATAATGAGAGGATGATCGAATACTGTTCTCAATGGAAAGAGAAGTCCACAAAGCCTAAGAAGTAGATGgacataaacaaacaagctgaccttctCATAAATGTCCTATTGAaatcgaagggatgaaagagagtcaaatagatgtgaatgaagttgcaggctacataatggtgttcagtaatatatgaaaagtggctgtcacgtcttCAACACGTAACTTTCCTttccagaaacaaaacaaatctctCTCGTTAAAGGTAGTAAATTtccaaaacacaatattttaagtttaataatagcTAAACTATAGAGAGAGCTAGAAAATAGGAAGTGGTGTCTTCTCAAATTGTTGGAAGACATATGTTGCATTATAAGAAATTTTATGAGTTAAGATGACAATTACCTGAAGAGCAAATAtctaaggcaaacgaacagagaagGTATCTTAACCgtgttaaaatatttgtcttGTTTCAGAAGAAGCTGTACCAGCCAAATAATGTACCAGTCGGCTAAGAAACTCCtttcataccatctcctgcaggttggttctttggagatctgatatggaaaggaggtggaccagtttagatgtgTTGTGTTGGGTAGGATGCCCCctcccaatcatgggaaagaaggtagACCACCATAGATGTAATGTTTTACCTAAGATGATTCCCATCGTATCATGGGAAAACGATGCATTGTGCACGCTATAATGCTCCCAACCCTGTCATAGGAAAGAAGGTGTGCCCGTTTAGATATATTGTGTTGACAAGGGTGTTACCTACCCTATCGTGGGAGACAAGGTGGACCCGTTTAGACGTATTGTGTTGGTAAGGATGGTCCCCACCCTATCCTGGGATAGAAGATGGactaatttttatgtattgtgtttgctGAGATGCTTCCCACACTATCCTGGGAAAGATGGTGGATTAATTTACATGTATTGTGTTTGTTAAGATGCTCCCCAACCTGTCACGGGAAAGAAGGTGGAACATTTAGAGATATTGTGTTGCCAAGGATGCTTCCCACCCTATCCTGGGAAAGAAGGCGGACTAATATTTGTGTATTGTGTTTTATAAGATGCTTCCCTcgctatcatgggaaagaaggtggacccgtttagatgtattgtgttgacaaggatgtttcccaccctatactgggaaagaaggtggactaatttatatgtactgtatttgCTAAGATATCCCTCCCCCAACATGGAAAAGAAGGTGGACCAGCCAGGATATCTacaattaaaaatgtcattttacacccaacGTAGTGACCCGTACTTTCAGGACAGGAAAAGAGTATACCTAGTTCATACGTTATCTAACTAGTGTGTTtctccaagaagagaagtcacacttCAAGAACATCCTGAGGGCAATTCCTAGGAGTGCTCGTTTAGGTTTCTCCACCAAGTCAATGTAAGATTCTCAATGAGATTCCTGTTATTATGTGTTTTTGGGTAAGATATCGTGTCAAAGTTgatattttcttacactgaaaatatatttccgatagatactttactctcctcacacttcccatttctggtgcttcttttctgtcaacgtTGAAGgttgtgttctacagtaaataggaagccagctgcCAGCTTTGACAGTAGATTATGTATtagtgaagcgttgtgcttgcttatttacatgctacaacgcagatgaaccaaGTTGAAACATGGGGTAGATAACCATTTCAAGGCTTCTACGACCAAAAATATTTGCGCGTATTGGAGGttgcactgaacaagaatagctgtCATGTGAGAACAAAAAGttattctatcgaaaatagtatgaaaccaGATATTTTAGACTACGTACAATACCCTGGTATAACTTTTCATATGTGTATAGTCTTAAATGTGTTTCAAAACGGTGCCTAACAAACAGTTTTGGGAATCATATTACAtggtttttttcaaaataaagtttgtgtcaactaatcaaacattttcaatattctGGATTCATCAAATAAAACTGACAGACGAACAAAAATCCTTTTTCTCCTTTGTATCTTTTTATTGTTTCCACTAACACTTAGCAGGTAAATTTCAATTTATCTCAGCTAATTATGTCGTAGTACATTTGGTAGAGTTCTGAAAATCAAAACAATCCATTAaatacaactatgtaaacaaaactcacAATATAACATGACAAATGAAGATGgaatgtgtaaaataataaaaactttatctcTTTTCCTTTCTGTTatatgaatctatttcttcatctttaaCATAGTTATGCTATTAAATGTCAAACATCGTTTTCCTCAGATCACACCGATTGCTAATGTCTTGATATGACTATACGTAAATGAACTGTTGTCTGTATGATGTGCCTCTGAAAAACGGGACTTCTTCAACCTTGAATTTTGCTTTCCTCAGAATACAAGATTCGACACATTATTCCAAATTTTCTCCAGTTTAAAGAACCAAAACGAAATTTGGAAAATACGTTAACTTAtcaaatttatcaaaaaatactattgatttattttgaatttggctcaaagctacactagggttactTACTCTCGCCGTCCGTCAAGTAGTGAAAGGATAGAGGcatttagtcaacaccacctaccaaACCccgttcaaaaacaaacagtgggtgagcatgtttggtggaacaaaCGTTGTATCAAGCATTTCGAACGAAACATCGATAAAACAGACAACTTAC
Protein-coding regions in this window:
- the LOC143223924 gene encoding zinc finger MYM-type protein 1-like — protein: MGGVLQLRCASPRSRLQRMKGDDWSINGSECAIRRAVQVYDESNTSDDKGNYKEFLNTLRDYDTCLDSHLNTATVFQGTSPTVQNDLIQALSNVLKKHIKKEIDSARFVAIILDETSDVISKSQLSTVLRFVCNGKVFERFIGFSDVSVDRTADGLFSHVVDIAKEFEIENKLVGQTYDGASVMSGHMNGLQKKVLYKYPLAIFAHCYAHGLNLVLQQGLFSIKECRIFFQTLSGLSAFFSKSSKR